One window from the genome of Deinococcus aerolatus encodes:
- a CDS encoding RNA polymerase sigma factor: MSLPILPPDAPDAALLQAMAGGQEDALRELHERYARLLYALGHRMLRQTDDVESCVQDAFMNAWKHAARFDASRASVKTWLISIAHHRFLQELRDRPQTPLEIEDWDAPTAAADPTDRLMAEQAVQGLDTDQRQLIELAYYRGYTHSQLAELLNLPVGTVKSRLRTALGRMKASLGPSGTL, encoded by the coding sequence ATGAGCCTCCCCATCCTTCCCCCCGATGCTCCCGACGCGGCGCTGCTCCAGGCGATGGCGGGTGGGCAGGAAGACGCCCTGCGAGAGCTGCATGAACGTTACGCCCGCCTGCTGTACGCCCTGGGCCACCGGATGCTGCGCCAGACCGACGACGTGGAAAGCTGTGTCCAGGACGCTTTTATGAACGCCTGGAAGCACGCAGCACGCTTCGATGCCTCACGGGCCAGCGTCAAGACCTGGCTGATCAGCATTGCCCACCACCGCTTCTTGCAGGAGCTGCGTGACCGTCCCCAGACCCCGCTGGAAATCGAGGACTGGGACGCGCCCACCGCCGCCGCCGATCCCACCGACCGGCTGATGGCCGAGCAGGCAGTACAGGGGCTGGACACAGACCAGCGGCAGCTGATCGAACTGGCATATTACCGGGGCTACACCCACAGCCAGCTGGCCGAACTGCTCAACCTGCCGGTAGGCACTGTAAAATCCCGGCTGCGCACGGCGCTGGGCCGCATGAAGGCCAGCCTGGGCCCTTCCGGAACGTTATGA
- a CDS encoding tautomerase family protein has product MPHTNVRQTRKDITTEQKAQIVREITATLQSLLGKRPESVHVVIDEVEPENCGHAGELASEHRKRQP; this is encoded by the coding sequence ATGCCCCACACCAACGTCCGGCAGACCCGCAAGGACATCACGACTGAACAGAAAGCCCAGATCGTCCGGGAAATCACCGCCACCCTGCAGAGCCTGCTGGGCAAGCGGCCCGAGAGCGTCCATGTCGTGATCGACGAGGTGGAGCCAGAGAACTGCGGCCACGCGGGCGAACTGGCCTCCGAGCACCGCAAGCGGCAGCCGTAG
- a CDS encoding CAP domain-containing protein has protein sequence MPFSLKRSSGLAALTLSVILSACGTAPAPQDLASAPNASSGAVAGDVLSAQAISGALSLTAGQTQQINIYVGGQPAQPGQLRWTTSNAAVATVTQTGLVKAVAAGSAVVRTTLVSNPSAFLDFSVTVAAASAPAPAPTPTPTPTPPAPPASGDTAQQVLQLVNAARAQARNCGAASFAAAPAVTLNAQLGQAAQGHASDMAAQNYFSHTSKDGRTFVQRIQATGYAYRTIGENIAAGQSTPQQVVAGWLQSEGHCRNIMNPSFRELGVGYAKGGSYAHYWVQDFGAR, from the coding sequence GTGCCTTTTTCCCTGAAACGTTCCAGTGGCCTTGCCGCCCTGACCCTATCTGTCATCCTGAGTGCCTGCGGAACCGCGCCTGCGCCTCAGGACCTTGCCTCCGCACCTAACGCCAGCAGCGGCGCGGTGGCCGGCGACGTCCTGAGCGCCCAGGCCATCTCCGGGGCGCTGAGCCTCACGGCGGGCCAGACCCAGCAGATCAACATCTACGTCGGCGGGCAACCGGCCCAGCCAGGACAGCTGCGGTGGACCACCAGCAACGCTGCCGTCGCCACAGTGACGCAAACGGGCCTGGTCAAGGCCGTCGCTGCCGGCAGCGCGGTGGTCCGCACCACCCTGGTCAGCAACCCCAGCGCCTTCCTGGACTTCAGCGTGACCGTGGCCGCCGCCAGTGCGCCCGCACCGGCCCCCACCCCGACACCAACCCCCACGCCTCCTGCACCGCCCGCCTCTGGTGACACCGCGCAGCAGGTGCTTCAGCTGGTGAACGCGGCCCGCGCCCAGGCCCGGAACTGCGGCGCGGCCAGCTTTGCCGCGGCCCCCGCCGTCACCCTGAACGCCCAGCTGGGGCAGGCTGCGCAGGGCCACGCCAGCGACATGGCCGCCCAGAACTACTTCAGCCACACCAGCAAGGACGGGCGGACCTTCGTGCAGCGCATCCAGGCCACGGGTTACGCGTACCGCACCATCGGCGAGAACATCGCCGCCGGGCAGTCCACCCCCCAGCAGGTTGTGGCCGGCTGGCTCCAGAGCGAGGGCCACTGCCGCAACATCATGAACCCCAGCTTCCGCGAACTGGGCGTGGGCTACGCCAAAGGCGGCAGCTACGCCCACTACTGGGTGCAGGATTTCGGCGCCCGCTGA
- a CDS encoding RluA family pseudouridine synthase, whose product MNDSAATATLHLEATPGRLDAALAALTGHSRSQVAAWIADGRVQVDHEVAPKPSLKLRGGEVLTVQVPPPPEASVEAEQVPLDVLFEDEFLIAVNKPPGMITHPAPGVRSGTLVNALLGRMDLPQQTDFDGEGGYRPGIVHRLDKDTSGVIVVAKTVEAHARLAAAFKDRDTRKTYLAIAAGTWKAQQKVQIDAPVGRHPVQRQRMTVGGANARDAQTLFTPLVAHPDGHGRTLTLVRAQPRTGRTHQIRVHLAHLGSPILGDTVYGRPSEVMLRQALHAQFLALPHPMTGETLHLHAPAPDDLLSAWVGLGGTLPDTLETLG is encoded by the coding sequence GTGAACGACTCTGCTGCCACGGCGACACTGCATCTGGAGGCCACGCCGGGCCGGCTCGACGCTGCGCTGGCTGCGCTGACCGGTCACAGCCGGTCCCAGGTGGCGGCCTGGATTGCCGACGGCCGCGTGCAGGTAGACCACGAGGTGGCCCCAAAGCCCAGCCTCAAACTGCGCGGCGGCGAGGTGCTGACGGTGCAGGTGCCGCCCCCGCCCGAGGCGTCGGTGGAGGCCGAGCAGGTGCCGCTGGACGTGCTGTTCGAGGACGAGTTCCTGATTGCCGTGAACAAGCCGCCGGGCATGATCACCCACCCCGCGCCGGGCGTCCGCAGCGGCACGCTGGTCAATGCCTTGCTGGGGCGCATGGACCTGCCCCAGCAGACGGATTTTGACGGCGAGGGCGGCTACCGCCCCGGCATCGTGCACCGGCTGGACAAGGACACCAGCGGCGTGATCGTGGTGGCCAAGACCGTGGAGGCCCACGCCCGGCTGGCCGCCGCTTTCAAGGACCGCGACACCCGCAAGACCTATCTGGCCATTGCCGCCGGCACCTGGAAGGCGCAGCAGAAGGTTCAGATTGACGCGCCGGTGGGCCGCCACCCGGTGCAGCGCCAGCGCATGACCGTGGGCGGCGCGAACGCGCGGGATGCCCAGACCCTGTTCACGCCGCTGGTCGCTCACCCGGACGGGCATGGGCGCACGCTGACGCTGGTCCGCGCCCAGCCGCGCACGGGCCGCACCCACCAGATCCGCGTGCATCTGGCACATCTGGGCAGCCCGATTCTGGGCGACACGGTCTATGGCCGCCCCAGCGAGGTGATGCTTCGGCAGGCCCTGCACGCCCAGTTTCTGGCCCTGCCCCACCCCATGACCGGCGAGACCCTGCACCTGCACGCGCCCGCGCCGGATGATCTGCTGAGCGCGTGGGTGGGACTGGGCGGCACACTTCCCGACACCCTGGAAACCCTGGGCTGA
- the tatA gene encoding twin-arginine translocase TatA/TatE family subunit: MPNIGPAELIVILLVALLVFGPRKLPELGKSLGHGLREFRKSTQGLKAELDGATIVASPVVEQPVTVAQPANIPLSAAAVTPQRNAEA; the protein is encoded by the coding sequence ATGCCCAACATCGGCCCCGCAGAACTGATCGTGATTCTCCTTGTCGCCCTGTTGGTCTTTGGCCCCCGCAAGCTGCCCGAACTGGGCAAGAGCCTAGGCCACGGCCTGCGCGAATTCCGCAAGAGCACCCAGGGCCTCAAGGCCGAGCTGGACGGAGCCACCATCGTCGCCTCCCCTGTCGTCGAGCAACCGGTGACGGTGGCCCAGCCCGCCAACATTCCCCTCAGCGCCGCCGCCGTGACCCCGCAGCGCAACGCGGAAGCCTGA
- the msrB gene encoding peptide-methionine (R)-S-oxide reductase MsrB produces the protein MTDPVKAPQYSKPSDAELRERLTPEQYRVTQHEGTERAFSGEYWDHEGDGIYVDVVSGEPLFSSADKYDAGCGWPSFTRPIQDAQLTENTDYKIGYARTEVRSGTADSHLGHVFPDGPQEQGGLRYCINSASLRFVPAEKLEEEGYGQYRPLFS, from the coding sequence ATGACTGATCCCGTCAAAGCCCCCCAGTACAGCAAGCCCAGCGACGCCGAGCTGCGTGAGCGCCTGACGCCCGAGCAGTACCGCGTGACCCAGCACGAGGGTACCGAGCGGGCCTTTTCCGGCGAGTACTGGGACCATGAAGGCGACGGCATCTACGTGGACGTGGTGTCGGGCGAGCCGCTGTTTTCCAGCGCCGACAAGTACGACGCGGGCTGCGGCTGGCCCAGCTTCACCCGCCCCATTCAGGACGCACAGCTGACCGAGAACACCGACTACAAGATCGGCTACGCCCGCACCGAGGTCCGTTCCGGCACCGCGGATTCTCACCTGGGCCACGTCTTTCCCGATGGCCCGCAGGAGCAGGGCGGCCTGCGCTACTGCATCAACTCGGCGTCGTTGCGCTTTGTTCCGGCGGAGAAGCTGGAAGAAGAGGGGTACGGCCAGTACCGCCCTCTGTTCAGCTAG
- a CDS encoding ATP-binding protein gives MTAANMTARARTLGELLDTPGYAGRTPFDGKIRLVQDEVRENLTRKLRSGEELFPGVVGYDDTVIPQLVNALLARQNFILLGLRGQAKSRILRAITELLDDVVPVIEGMDMPDDPLNPVGAEGKHMLEVHGMDLPIRWLPRADRYVEKLATPDVTVADLIGDVDPIKAARLGTSLGDTRSMHFGLLPRANRGIFAINELADLAPKVQVALFNILQEGDVQIKGYPIRLELDVMLVFSANPEDYTARGKIVTPLKDRIGSEIRTHYPTDVKLGMDITAQEAVKAEGVTVPGFMAELIEEIAFQAREDGRVDKMSGVSQRLPISLLEVAAANAERRSLMGGDEAVVRVSDVYAGLPAITGKMELEYEGELKGADNVAKEVIRKAAGAVYGRLCGSMDTQKLEKWFEDGNVFRFPQSGDSGAAMKATKEVPGLGDIAAEVAGSSSDAVRVSAAEFVLEGLYGRKKLSRAEELYAAPEPETRQQRGGRWN, from the coding sequence ATGACCGCTGCAAATATGACCGCCAGAGCCAGGACGCTGGGTGAACTGCTGGACACGCCCGGTTATGCCGGACGCACCCCTTTCGACGGAAAGATCCGGCTGGTGCAGGACGAGGTCCGCGAGAACCTGACCCGCAAGCTCCGCAGCGGCGAGGAACTGTTCCCCGGCGTGGTGGGCTACGACGACACCGTGATTCCGCAACTGGTCAACGCCCTGCTGGCGCGGCAGAACTTCATCCTGCTGGGGCTGCGCGGTCAGGCCAAGAGCCGTATCCTGCGGGCCATCACGGAACTGCTGGATGACGTGGTGCCGGTGATTGAAGGCATGGACATGCCCGACGATCCCCTGAACCCGGTGGGTGCGGAAGGCAAGCACATGCTTGAGGTCCACGGCATGGATCTGCCAATCCGCTGGCTGCCCCGCGCGGACCGCTACGTGGAAAAGCTGGCGACGCCCGACGTGACGGTGGCGGACCTGATCGGCGACGTGGACCCCATCAAGGCCGCCCGCCTCGGCACCTCGCTGGGCGACACCCGCAGCATGCACTTCGGGCTGCTGCCGCGCGCCAACCGGGGCATCTTCGCGATCAACGAGCTGGCGGACCTTGCGCCCAAGGTGCAGGTGGCGCTGTTCAACATCCTTCAGGAAGGGGACGTGCAGATCAAGGGCTACCCCATCCGTCTGGAACTGGACGTGATGCTGGTCTTTTCCGCCAACCCCGAGGACTACACCGCACGCGGCAAGATCGTCACGCCGCTCAAAGACCGCATCGGCAGTGAAATCCGCACCCACTACCCCACCGACGTGAAACTCGGCATGGACATCACCGCTCAGGAGGCCGTGAAGGCTGAAGGCGTCACCGTCCCCGGTTTCATGGCCGAGCTGATTGAGGAGATCGCCTTCCAGGCCCGCGAGGACGGCCGCGTGGACAAGATGAGCGGCGTGTCGCAGCGCCTGCCGATCAGCCTGCTGGAAGTGGCCGCCGCCAATGCCGAGCGCCGCAGCCTGATGGGCGGCGACGAGGCCGTGGTGCGCGTCAGCGACGTGTACGCGGGCCTGCCTGCCATCACCGGCAAGATGGAGCTGGAATACGAGGGCGAGCTGAAGGGCGCGGACAATGTGGCCAAGGAAGTGATTCGCAAGGCCGCCGGGGCCGTGTATGGCCGCCTGTGCGGCAGCATGGACACCCAGAAACTGGAAAAGTGGTTCGAGGACGGCAACGTCTTCCGTTTTCCGCAGTCCGGCGATTCCGGCGCGGCCATGAAGGCGACGAAGGAAGTCCCCGGCCTGGGCGACATTGCCGCCGAAGTCGCGGGCAGCAGCAGCGACGCTGTGCGGGTCAGCGCCGCCGAGTTCGTGCTGGAAGGGCTGTACGGCCGCAAGAAGCTCTCGCGTGCCGAGGAGCTGTACGCCGCGCCCGAACCCGAAACCCGCCAGCAGCGCGGCGGACGCTGGAACTGA
- a CDS encoding CAP domain-containing protein, with translation MRRLSRLLLLACLVPALGACTVSHRAAQPEAGGPALPTAQVVPAATARNMTLGQDMQLEVTLNGRPVPPGHLTWTSSDPGVVTISAGGLARAGGAGQASVRATQTGSGHVLADFRVRVTAPPPPTPQRLDALTRQVLELTNAARARGQTCGRSAYPPAPPLESEARLGAAAQAHAADMAARNYFNHISPDGRAPKDRINAAGYSWRAIAENIAAGQADAQEVVSGWLSSEGHCRNLMNAEYRELGIGLAQNAVGKRYWVQNFGTR, from the coding sequence GTGCGCCGCCTCTCTCGCCTGCTTCTGCTCGCCTGTCTCGTGCCCGCGCTGGGGGCCTGCACCGTGTCGCACCGCGCCGCCCAGCCGGAGGCGGGCGGGCCAGCGCTGCCCACAGCCCAGGTGGTTCCCGCCGCCACAGCACGGAACATGACGCTGGGCCAGGACATGCAGCTTGAGGTCACCCTCAACGGACGCCCGGTGCCGCCGGGCCACCTGACCTGGACCAGCAGCGATCCAGGCGTCGTGACGATCTCGGCCGGTGGGCTGGCGCGCGCGGGCGGGGCGGGGCAGGCATCGGTGCGGGCCACCCAGACCGGGTCAGGCCACGTCCTGGCCGACTTCCGTGTGCGGGTCACGGCCCCGCCGCCCCCCACCCCACAGCGGCTGGACGCGCTGACCCGGCAGGTGCTGGAGCTGACCAACGCCGCGCGGGCCAGGGGCCAGACCTGCGGGCGCAGCGCCTACCCGCCCGCGCCCCCCCTGGAGTCCGAGGCGCGGCTGGGTGCGGCGGCCCAGGCCCACGCCGCCGACATGGCCGCCCGCAACTACTTCAACCACATCAGCCCGGACGGACGGGCACCCAAGGACCGCATCAACGCAGCCGGATACAGCTGGCGCGCCATTGCCGAGAACATCGCCGCCGGGCAGGCCGACGCGCAGGAGGTGGTCAGCGGTTGGCTAAGCAGCGAGGGCCACTGCCGCAACCTGATGAACGCCGAGTACCGCGAACTGGGCATCGGTCTGGCGCAGAACGCGGTCGGCAAGCGCTACTGGGTGCAGAATTTCGGGACGCGCTGA
- a CDS encoding anti-sigma factor has product MSIQRDDLIALALGVLSPQEEARVQSALQADPGLLAEYNSDLAALHALPELLPPGQVPPGAADRLMARLRAEAQAAPPAIPLPPAQPQEPSAEVDAGRRPWTLGLGALGLAAALALFFALRPPTDPLTRYAGMPGAVSQPLTGPDQTQIGQVVRLQDGSAFLYLSAAPPEDRVYQLWKIEGGAPVSLGVIDGQGTLVPEAPNGLTLAVSVEPPGGSEQPTTTPILVQQL; this is encoded by the coding sequence ATGAGCATCCAACGAGACGATCTGATCGCCCTGGCCCTGGGGGTTCTCTCCCCCCAGGAGGAGGCGCGTGTTCAGTCCGCCCTTCAGGCCGACCCCGGGTTGCTGGCCGAGTACAACAGTGACCTGGCGGCGCTGCACGCCCTGCCCGAACTGCTGCCGCCCGGTCAGGTGCCCCCTGGGGCCGCCGACCGCCTGATGGCGCGGCTGCGTGCCGAGGCCCAGGCCGCGCCGCCAGCCATCCCCCTCCCGCCGGCTCAGCCCCAGGAGCCCTCGGCTGAGGTGGACGCGGGCCGCAGGCCCTGGACCCTGGGGCTGGGTGCCCTGGGGCTGGCCGCCGCCCTGGCCCTGTTCTTCGCGCTACGCCCACCCACCGATCCGCTGACCCGTTACGCGGGCATGCCCGGTGCGGTCAGTCAGCCGCTGACCGGCCCGGATCAGACGCAGATTGGTCAGGTGGTGCGCCTGCAGGACGGCAGCGCCTTCCTGTACCTCAGCGCTGCCCCGCCAGAGGACCGCGTGTACCAGCTGTGGAAGATTGAGGGCGGCGCCCCGGTGTCGCTGGGCGTGATCGACGGTCAGGGCACGCTGGTGCCGGAGGCCCCCAATGGCCTGACCCTGGCCGTCAGCGTGGAGCCGCCCGGCGGCAGCGAACAGCCCACCACGACGCCGATCCTGGTGCAGCAGCTGTAG
- a CDS encoding ferritin-like domain-containing protein: MTTPTPNRRSFLKFAGAGAGAVMLGGVNMTALAATSVTTKSPQQDIDILNYALLLEYLEAEFYNLFKTGGPQNSKLTNARVKAYADQVAAHENAHVTVLQDTIKSLGATPISKPNIDFKPLLTNADGSAKTINDELFLTLAAVFEPIGVRAYLGQADKIQAAALLTAAASILAVEANHASGIQELRRQLGHTNANLQTSIAPQPVGGENVTDTSNFNLNYSPTPTDFWKPLDMATVSAIVGPLLPK; this comes from the coding sequence ATGACTACCCCCACCCCCAACCGCCGTTCGTTCCTGAAATTCGCCGGAGCCGGCGCAGGTGCCGTGATGCTCGGCGGCGTGAACATGACCGCCCTGGCCGCCACCAGCGTGACCACCAAGAGCCCGCAGCAGGACATCGATATCCTGAATTACGCGCTGCTGCTGGAGTACCTGGAAGCCGAGTTCTACAACCTGTTCAAGACCGGCGGGCCGCAGAACTCCAAGCTGACCAATGCCCGCGTCAAGGCCTACGCCGATCAGGTGGCCGCCCACGAAAACGCCCATGTCACGGTCTTGCAGGACACCATCAAGAGCCTCGGCGCGACGCCGATCTCCAAGCCCAACATTGACTTCAAGCCGCTGCTGACCAATGCGGACGGCAGCGCCAAGACCATCAACGACGAGCTGTTCCTGACGCTGGCCGCCGTCTTCGAGCCCATCGGCGTGCGCGCCTACCTGGGCCAGGCCGACAAGATTCAGGCCGCCGCTCTGCTAACCGCTGCCGCCAGCATTCTGGCCGTGGAGGCCAACCACGCCAGCGGCATTCAGGAACTGCGCCGTCAGCTGGGCCACACCAACGCCAACCTGCAGACGTCGATTGCCCCGCAGCCTGTGGGCGGCGAAAACGTCACCGATACCAGCAATTTCAACCTGAACTACTCGCCTACCCCCACCGACTTCTGGAAGCCGCTGGACATGGCCACCGTGTCGGCCATTGTTGGGCCATTGCTGCCTAAATAA
- a CDS encoding ferritin-like domain-containing protein: MPENVETTAAEITQGKGTSRRHFMGYLGLAGAGTALVACNPAPTPKPMTAAEKQDLEILNYALTLEYLEADFYNQFTGNGVNASKLSDPQVKQYAKEIAAHENSHVAALKQTILNLKGTPVAKPTFDFSPLIGNKPINDELFLALAATFEPIGVRAYLGQVARLSNPELIAVAGAIHAVEANHVSAVQELRVKLGHNKNALRQTDIAPQSVAKPTSLAAGDFDADYSPTPTALWKELTMAQVLEIVKPVIK, translated from the coding sequence ATGCCGGAGAACGTAGAAACGACAGCCGCAGAGATCACGCAGGGCAAGGGCACATCCCGCCGCCACTTCATGGGCTACCTGGGACTGGCCGGGGCAGGCACCGCACTGGTGGCCTGCAACCCGGCCCCCACGCCCAAACCCATGACCGCTGCGGAAAAGCAGGACCTCGAAATCCTGAATTACGCCCTGACGCTGGAGTACCTGGAAGCGGATTTCTACAACCAGTTCACTGGCAATGGCGTGAATGCGTCCAAGCTGAGTGACCCGCAGGTCAAGCAGTACGCCAAGGAAATCGCGGCGCACGAGAACTCCCATGTTGCGGCGTTGAAGCAGACCATCCTTAACCTGAAAGGCACCCCGGTCGCCAAGCCCACCTTCGATTTCAGCCCGCTGATCGGCAACAAGCCCATCAACGATGAGCTGTTTCTGGCACTGGCCGCCACCTTCGAGCCGATTGGCGTCCGCGCCTACCTGGGTCAGGTGGCCCGCCTGAGCAACCCCGAACTGATCGCCGTCGCTGGAGCAATCCACGCTGTGGAGGCCAACCATGTGTCGGCCGTGCAGGAACTGCGCGTGAAGCTCGGTCACAACAAGAATGCGCTTCGCCAGACCGATATCGCCCCCCAGAGCGTGGCCAAGCCCACGAGCCTGGCGGCCGGCGACTTCGACGCCGACTACTCTCCGACGCCCACGGCCCTGTGGAAGGAACTGACCATGGCTCAGGTTCTGGAGATCGTCAAGCCGGTCATCAAGTAA